In Alicyclobacillus acidocaldarius subsp. acidocaldarius DSM 446, the genomic window TGTCTCGGTTGTTTGGGTACGAATGGATGTTGGTTGTTGGTGTTTCAATGGGATATCGTTTCTCGTTGGTTGATGGAACATCCTGCTGAACTGGATGTTGGGGCGGGTATATGTATGGCTGGCGCAACCCTTGGATTCATTGTCATTCATCAAGTTTGGAAAGAAGTGTTTGGGGATCATCCATACCGTTCTTACCAACTCGTGTGGTATGCGCTTGTGCAACAAATGGAGCGTTGGAACTACAAGAGGTGTCGTCGGTGGACAGCTTGGAGTGCATTTTATCTCCGGACGCGCAAACATGTTCCTTTGCGCGCTCGCCTGGCCTTGTATGCCTATTCCAGTTGGGGGATGGAACCTCTCCTAATGGATGGTGTTGCGCTAGCTCGATCGTTGGGAATTAGCGTAGAAGACCTTGTATCTCGCATGCCACCTGAGAAACTCAAAACCGAGACGTCAAATTAGGAGGCTTCAAAATGCTATACATCCTCTTGCCTTTGCTCTTCGTATGGGCCGGTTGGCCAATCGTGAAGCGCGTGGACCCCGTGGTGGGGGACACCTGGTACCGTGTCCGTCGGCAGTACCGCTTAACAGAGGGCAAATCCCCGGCGGAGCGGATCAAGCGCCTCGTCTACGGCTATCTGGAGGCGGTGATCCCCGCTTCGTGGCTTGCGCCGTTTGACCGCATCCTGGTGCTTTCGGGTCAGGCGGGGAAGCGTCGTGCGCTTGACATTCTGCTTATCCAGGCGGGGATGCTCGCAATTGTGATTTTCCTCACTGTCTGGGCAAAGCATACGCCGACGTGGTTCATCCTGCTCTATGGCTTTTTGGTCATGGTCATCCCGTGGCGGCGGTGGTATCGGCGCATCCAGGCCCGGCGTCGGGACGCGGCGTGGCAAGTGCGTCAGTTAAAGCGCCGTTTCGTGAGCCTGCTTCGTCGGCGAATCCCGCTCGAAGAAGCCCTGTGGCAGATCGCGAGAGACGCTGCGGCTCAGCGGACGGACTTCGGTCGGCGATTTGTTGCACGGATGCAGGAGGCACGTGTCAGACCCTTGGGAGACGCACTTCATGATCTTGCGGAGGAGTTCCGTGTCCCAGAGTTGACGCGCTTCGTGCAGGCGATTCGGCATGCAGAAGCAAACAGCCTTGGGTCGCTCGCGGACATTCTGGAGACACAAATCCGTGACGAATCCGCGCAGCTCGATGAGCTTGTCGACGCTGAGAAGAACGCGATGCAACTCAAACTCCGCATGATGTCAGTCGTGATGTTTGTCTACATTCTCGGCTGGGCCGGATACTTCGCGTTCGCGGTGTTCCGGCATCAGATCCAGACGGGGCAAGGGATCTTGGGATTGTTCTGAGGAGGCGGCGCACATGGACAAGTGGATCTCCGGTGGACTTTTAATCATCGGTGTGTTGCTTCTCGCCGCCTTCATTCACCCCTATCTCGGACAATACGTGACCCAACAGGCCCAAGGTGAGCTACGGGGCAATCAACAAATGCTGAACGCCACGGCATATGCGCAGTATTCGAATCAGACGAGTTGCACGGAAGCGGGAGGAGTGTGGAATGAAACGACGGGCATTTGCCAACCTTGATCGCGAAACGAAAAAATTGATACTACTCATTCTATCCACCGTCTTCAATGTGGGTGTCATGTTGATGGCGGGATATTTGCGGTTCACATTTTTCTGGTTCTACACATCTTGGGCTTTTAGCGTTTTTATTACGACGTTTTTTGTTTTATACCGATTTGAGAATTTATCAATAGATCATTTTTCTGACCATACGAACGATGATAGCCAACATCACGAGATCTACGGATGTAGCGATCAAGAACATCACGAGGGGTGCCGCCCATTCGAAGAATAATCCACGTCTTTCGCCGCTTTCAGCCGCATGCTGAGAGCGGCGTTTTTTGTCTGTCGATCCCCGTATAGGACAAGGAGGGATGGGACATGAGGATTGCGATGCTGGCATTGTCGCGATTGGTTCAAATGTGGTGTGTTGAACAGTCCACACCGGCGCGCAAACGTGGCATCGGACATTTTGTCGCCATCGCGCTCACGGCTGCTGCGACGGCGGGATTTTTCATGATCGTGTATCCCGTTGCTCGACAAATGATGACGAGCACCGTTTCTGCGATGCAGCAGGTGCAGCAAACGGTACTGAACAGCACGATTTGCTCCTCGGGTAACTGCGCCTAAACGCAAGAGGAGGGAATTTTCATGAAGGGTAGTCAAGCATCATTGACGACGACCGTTGTGTGCACCCCGCGCTTGTTGCGGCGGCGTACACGCGGCATCGGGCATTTTGTGGCCATCGCCTTATCGGCTGCTGCGACGGCGGGATTTTTCATGATTGTGTATCCCGTTGCTCGACAAATGATGACGAGCACCGTTACTGCCATGCAACAGGCGCAGCAAACGGTACTGAACAGCACAATCGGGAATTCGACCTGAAGATGAGGGAGGCGTAACCATGGGGCGCGGGAGACTGTTGTTTTTAGCGTTTGTGGAATTCGTCTTCGCTGTATTGGCTGCCTGGATGGTCTATGCGTTTTTGCGCGTGCATGCGATGAGCGCGTTGCTTTTCGCCTTGATCGTCATGGCGGCTATGGCCTTTCTCATCTTCCGGTATCGGAAGCAAGCGGCCAAAGAACAGGAGGACGACGAGGACGCAGGAGACGACGAGGAGGAATGGTGATGTGGGGGTTTTTCTCGCAAGCGCGCGCAAACGTCCAACGTCTCGGTGCACGGCTTGCCGCGCGCGTCACATCCATCGAGCTTCGAGACGGGGCGTTCCGCTGGGACCAATTGATCACGCTCGCCGTGATCGTGGGCGCGATCTGGATCTTCGTGCAGAACATCCCTGCGCTTCGCAATTTGGCGGCGCAGACGATCTCGTCTATCGAGAACGCGATCAACAACATCTTGAACAGCGGGTCGCTGTAAGCCGGAAGCGGACGGCGGGGCTGGCGTGGGATCTCGTCTTCGCCCCGCTTTCATTCTGGCTGTTCGGTCTTGCACTGTACGTCTTGCTCGAGACTTTCGGCATCCTGATGCACGGGCTCATGATCGCAGAAATCACGGGTAATTACGCCCGGATCGCTGCCGCGGGCGACGGAACAGACCAAGCGACGGGGCAACCTGTCGTCCAAGAACTGACGCATGCCATTCAGCAGATCGTCCCCACAAGTGATGTACAAACAGGAACCACCGTTCCGACCGTCGCGATGTCTGCGAAAGAACTGGTGGTGGATATCCAAGACAACAGCGCAGAAAACAATGGTGTGCCGACACAGTTGACGACGACCGTGGAATACGCATTTGAAATGCCGCTGTCCGGATGGATTACATCGGTCCAGGTTCCCATTCCGGTGACATTGGTGTTCACTTATCCGATTTCACCATTGCTTCAGGAAAATGTATCCGGAATGTGGAATGGAACGTCGTGGAGCGGTCCCGCTTCGTAAGAAGGCGAGGGAAGAACGTTGATTGTCGGTCTTGACGTGGGATTCGGCCATTTGAAATGGACCACAGACGGGCACACCGTCCACCGCATGCCCGCGGTGGCGGCGCCCACTTGGACCGAACCGGATGTGGTCTCGGGGGACCATGCTTGGGTCGTGGGAGAACACGCGGAACGTGAGGACGCGACGCTCGCCGTGGCGCTGGATCACGAGCGGCTGTCGCGGCCTGAGTTTCAAGCGCTTCTTGGCTATGTGTTCGTCACGTTGCCGGATGAGCCGCTGCGTGTGGTTTCGGGGCTTCCCTATTCGGCGACCGATGCGGATCAGGTAATTTACGAACGTCAACTTCGGCAGGTGGTCGGGCCATACCAGGTTGGTGAACGGGTGTGGAAAGGTCCGGTTGCCTCGGTCACGCTCTTTCGCCAGGCGCAGGCAGCGCTCATCGACGCGCTGTTTGACGAGCGCAATCGGCCAAGGCGTCCGGAACTTTTGCAAGAGGGCCTGCGCATCGCGCTCGGTAGTGTCCCGTCAAGAGGTGTAAATTCACCGTTTGTGTCTACTGTGTGACATCGGTCGGCTTTGTCCCGTTCGGGGCGATATCGACCGTCTTCACGCGCTGTCAAGGGACGCTTCACTCGTCCTTCGGACGCCCTTGACAGCGCGCTCGCCGGTCGATTCCAAGCCATTAGGGGACAAAGCCTTGGTCTGCGAGCATGCTCGCACGCCCCTTCCCACACGTTATTTTTGCAACATCGCCTCGGCTGCGAGGAACGGACGGTTGGGCTTGAGTTTCGCCATCGACTCCAGGCTGAAATATCGCCGCGACACCAGCCACTCTTCGTGC contains:
- a CDS encoding type II secretion system F family protein, which translates into the protein MKRVDPVVGDTWYRVRRQYRLTEGKSPAERIKRLVYGYLEAVIPASWLAPFDRILVLSGQAGKRRALDILLIQAGMLAIVIFLTVWAKHTPTWFILLYGFLVMVIPWRRWYRRIQARRRDAAWQVRQLKRRFVSLLRRRIPLEEALWQIARDAAAQRTDFGRRFVARMQEARVRPLGDALHDLAEEFRVPELTRFVQAIRHAEANSLGSLADILETQIRDESAQLDELVDAEKNAMQLKLRMMSVVMFVYILGWAGYFAFAVFRHQIQTGQGILGLF
- a CDS encoding ParM/StbA family protein; the encoded protein is MIVGLDVGFGHLKWTTDGHTVHRMPAVAAPTWTEPDVVSGDHAWVVGEHAEREDATLAVALDHERLSRPEFQALLGYVFVTLPDEPLRVVSGLPYSATDADQVIYERQLRQVVGPYQVGERVWKGPVASVTLFRQAQAALIDALFDERNRPRRPELLQEGLRIALGSVPSRGVNSPFVSTV